In a genomic window of Corynebacterium coyleae:
- a CDS encoding DUF3322 domain-containing protein: MEQLLLDEPVEVSIPLKPPTRAQVLDDETRAREFVRTWQAWEPAGEVEWATRSWAGLGKHDVPVRLMLSGWDRVAEVVGRAGEVALARERFARLIQLFPDSSEFRERAARTNSAWIALSAEDFNRLCLALHWFHVKPQSGLRPRAVPIEGLDTKWIATHRRLLQRLLGVNDLGLAEGDRMMRVRFLDFSLAPAPGLVDVSVPFGSLALPDDLRVLVVENKETFLALPHTPEGSNVVLVWGAGYTAGALHELPWVRQARQIVYWGDADADGYAILNTVRTRLSADGCSVSVVSAAMDIDTVQRFLHLAVADPGDTARVLPRLTEEEERARRFLIASGNKRLEQERVSLDWALSLPQLAPLWDRPSRDGAV; encoded by the coding sequence ATGGAGCAGTTGCTCCTCGACGAACCCGTCGAGGTGTCCATTCCTCTGAAACCCCCGACTCGTGCGCAGGTGCTTGACGACGAAACCCGCGCCCGCGAATTCGTCCGCACCTGGCAAGCATGGGAACCCGCAGGTGAGGTGGAGTGGGCTACGCGTTCCTGGGCGGGCTTGGGCAAACACGACGTGCCGGTGCGACTGATGTTGTCCGGATGGGATCGCGTAGCAGAGGTGGTCGGGCGTGCTGGGGAAGTTGCCCTGGCTCGCGAAAGGTTTGCGCGTCTGATTCAGCTGTTTCCCGACAGTTCGGAGTTCCGGGAGCGTGCTGCTCGCACCAATTCAGCGTGGATTGCGCTTTCAGCGGAAGATTTCAACCGACTTTGCCTCGCATTGCATTGGTTTCACGTGAAACCACAATCCGGCCTGCGTCCGCGTGCGGTGCCTATCGAAGGTCTGGACACGAAGTGGATCGCCACGCACCGGAGATTGCTGCAACGGCTCCTTGGGGTGAACGACCTCGGGCTCGCCGAGGGCGACCGCATGATGAGGGTACGGTTCTTGGATTTTTCGTTGGCACCGGCGCCAGGGCTTGTCGATGTGTCCGTTCCCTTTGGCTCGCTTGCGCTCCCGGATGACCTTAGGGTGCTCGTCGTCGAGAACAAGGAGACGTTCCTCGCACTGCCGCACACGCCCGAAGGCTCAAACGTGGTGCTGGTTTGGGGTGCGGGGTACACCGCCGGCGCGCTCCACGAGCTGCCGTGGGTCCGTCAAGCGCGGCAGATTGTGTACTGGGGCGATGCGGACGCGGACGGCTACGCCATCCTGAACACTGTGCGTACCCGTTTGTCTGCCGACGGGTGCTCCGTTTCGGTAGTCAGCGCAGCGATGGACATTGACACCGTGCAGAGGTTCCTCCACCTCGCAGTCGCTGACCCAGGGGATACTGCACGCGTGCTCCCCCGCCTCACCGAGGAGGAGGAACGTGCACGGCGGTTCTTGATCGCATCAGGGAACAAACGGCTCGAACAGGAGCGTGTATCCCTGGACTGGGCGCTCTCACTGCCACAGTTAGCTCCGTTGTGGGATCGGCCATCCCGAGATGGAGCCGTGTAA
- a CDS encoding ATP-binding protein: MTEQFRLARVQLVNWGTFDGYYDIPVGERGFLITGASGSGKSTLIDAFSAVLVPPGKLRFNAAAQQETGRDKGRSRVSYIRGAWRRSEDPATGEIRSQYLRSGATASIVALTYRAGKEAFTLAAIYRLNAGQQQEAQVKTLYGIFPSEVDVDGFVPLLQNSLDKRKLEAKYKTAGVTFTDQYSVFANRFRSKLGIGSEEAQMLLHRTQSAKSLSSMDELFRNYMLDVPDTFQVAEDAVATHEDLRQAYERLEDVHQQIETLAPLPGLDTKLKDAQATQENNAALSAALPNVRRAIEAKQLRERIDVSSAQLAALEVQAQSLEARKEAQQEAVQRAVVQREQVAGQSLGEIERNIAREEHELVARKAKVRDLAALVQLDGALDTERFAELKAQASAELAAAPEQGERLREAWFKARSEHERLAGAETSVETELASLGNRTSNLDRRYVEKRAQLCADTGLTVRELPYVGELIDVLPEQAEWEPVIQRLLGGFAATLLVPAEREREVSSWVNGRHLGMRLEYRTVPEGVDMPRGPKNPLSLFHKVRVVEHPMRPWLMRMLATTFDYALVRTVDELERQDKRAATIDGLERNPADRTGSARYVKNDRQRLGERRNYRLGSSNHAKVEALRAELAEAKRATTAAGNRLTEVERKQKALASDVEKARAIDAMEWASVDVISVEEQLASLRAELERLTSSPEAKELERAWREAVDTLKATEQELRSVHDELAVATRALQDDQARLKRIESEHVEVDPALAEQLDAMLAATTRRLTPENLSDSAFKVTAQLDAQAKQAAKTITESSNAIVNILSNYKSRWSAESAELQAAAEFAGEAIARLEMLRSDRLPEFRGRFLDLLNGQSVMHLNTIYKELQRAKGDIETNLGPINASLRRSPYTEGRYLQIEVRDNRDRVVRDFLQDLREATAGSLSEADEKTAIERYHRLAKIMDRLGSSERADRSWRNVVLDTRRHVKFVGNEVDAEGTVHNTHVDSASLSGGQAQKLVFFCLAAALRYRLAGVDADVPRYATVVLDEAFDRADPVFTRTAMDVFESFGFHMVLATPMKLIKTLSPYVDGTIVVHYTEDPVARSTFELIETYAPA; encoded by the coding sequence GTGACAGAGCAGTTCCGTCTTGCGCGCGTGCAGCTGGTCAACTGGGGCACGTTCGACGGCTACTACGACATCCCCGTCGGCGAGCGTGGGTTTTTGATCACCGGCGCGTCCGGCTCGGGCAAGTCCACGCTTATCGACGCCTTCTCCGCCGTACTAGTCCCGCCTGGCAAGCTGCGGTTCAACGCCGCCGCCCAGCAGGAAACCGGCCGTGACAAGGGGCGCAGCCGCGTGTCCTATATCCGCGGTGCGTGGCGCCGCAGCGAGGACCCGGCCACCGGCGAGATCCGCAGCCAGTACCTGCGCTCCGGAGCGACAGCCAGCATTGTCGCGCTGACCTACCGCGCCGGGAAGGAGGCGTTCACGCTCGCCGCAATCTACCGCCTCAATGCGGGACAGCAGCAGGAAGCGCAGGTGAAAACGCTCTACGGCATTTTTCCCAGCGAGGTGGACGTGGACGGGTTCGTGCCGTTGCTGCAGAACTCCCTGGATAAGCGCAAGTTGGAGGCGAAATACAAAACTGCCGGCGTGACGTTCACGGACCAGTACTCCGTGTTTGCCAACCGCTTCCGCTCCAAGCTGGGTATCGGCAGCGAGGAAGCGCAGATGCTGCTGCACCGCACGCAGTCCGCGAAGTCCCTGTCCAGCATGGACGAGCTGTTCCGCAACTACATGCTGGACGTACCGGACACGTTCCAGGTCGCGGAGGACGCCGTGGCCACGCACGAGGACCTGCGCCAGGCGTACGAGCGGCTCGAAGACGTGCACCAGCAGATTGAGACGCTCGCTCCCCTGCCGGGGCTGGACACCAAGCTCAAGGATGCGCAGGCGACGCAGGAGAACAATGCCGCGTTGTCTGCCGCCCTGCCCAACGTGCGACGTGCGATTGAGGCGAAGCAGCTGCGCGAGCGTATCGACGTCAGCTCCGCCCAACTCGCCGCCCTCGAAGTGCAGGCGCAATCCCTCGAGGCCCGCAAGGAAGCGCAACAGGAGGCGGTGCAGCGCGCCGTGGTGCAGAGAGAGCAGGTTGCCGGGCAGAGCCTGGGCGAGATCGAGCGCAACATCGCCCGCGAGGAGCACGAGCTTGTTGCGCGCAAGGCGAAAGTGCGCGACCTGGCGGCTCTGGTGCAGTTAGACGGGGCGTTGGACACCGAGCGCTTCGCAGAGCTGAAAGCACAGGCGTCGGCGGAGCTGGCGGCCGCGCCGGAGCAGGGAGAACGCCTGCGCGAAGCGTGGTTCAAGGCCCGAAGCGAGCACGAGAGGCTTGCCGGCGCGGAGACGTCGGTGGAGACGGAGTTGGCGTCGTTAGGCAACCGCACCTCCAACCTTGACCGGCGGTACGTGGAGAAGCGCGCACAGCTGTGTGCGGATACCGGGCTGACGGTGCGTGAGCTGCCGTACGTGGGTGAGCTCATCGACGTGCTACCGGAGCAAGCCGAGTGGGAACCGGTGATCCAGCGCCTGCTCGGCGGTTTTGCCGCGACTCTTTTGGTGCCAGCGGAGCGCGAGCGCGAGGTGAGCAGCTGGGTCAATGGCCGCCACTTGGGGATGCGGCTTGAGTACCGCACCGTGCCCGAGGGCGTGGACATGCCGCGCGGACCGAAGAACCCGCTCAGCCTGTTTCATAAGGTGCGCGTGGTGGAGCACCCGATGCGCCCCTGGCTGATGCGCATGCTGGCCACCACCTTCGACTACGCCTTAGTGCGCACCGTGGACGAGCTGGAACGGCAAGACAAGCGCGCGGCTACCATCGACGGCTTGGAGCGCAACCCGGCCGATAGGACTGGCTCCGCCCGGTACGTGAAAAACGACAGGCAGCGCCTGGGCGAACGGCGCAACTACCGCCTCGGCTCCTCCAACCATGCCAAGGTGGAGGCGCTGCGCGCGGAGCTGGCGGAGGCGAAACGCGCGACAACGGCGGCGGGCAACCGCCTAACAGAGGTTGAGCGTAAGCAAAAGGCGCTGGCCAGCGACGTGGAGAAGGCTCGGGCTATCGACGCTATGGAGTGGGCCAGCGTGGACGTCATCAGCGTCGAGGAGCAGTTGGCGAGCCTGCGCGCCGAGCTTGAACGGCTGACCTCCTCGCCTGAAGCGAAGGAGTTGGAGCGGGCGTGGCGCGAGGCCGTCGATACGTTGAAGGCCACCGAGCAGGAGTTGCGCAGCGTGCACGACGAGCTCGCCGTGGCCACGCGGGCACTGCAGGACGATCAGGCGCGGCTGAAGCGGATCGAGTCGGAGCACGTGGAGGTGGACCCGGCGCTGGCGGAGCAGCTGGATGCGATGCTCGCGGCCACCACGCGCCGTCTGACCCCGGAGAACTTAAGCGACAGCGCCTTCAAGGTCACCGCGCAGCTGGACGCGCAGGCGAAGCAGGCGGCGAAGACGATCACGGAATCCAGCAACGCCATCGTGAACATTCTGTCCAACTACAAGTCCCGGTGGTCCGCAGAGTCTGCGGAGCTGCAGGCCGCGGCCGAGTTTGCGGGCGAGGCTATTGCGAGGTTGGAGATGCTGCGCTCGGACCGCCTGCCGGAGTTCCGCGGCCGCTTCCTGGACCTGCTCAACGGCCAGTCCGTGATGCACCTGAACACGATTTACAAGGAGCTGCAGCGCGCGAAGGGCGACATTGAGACCAACCTGGGCCCCATCAACGCGTCGCTGCGCCGCTCCCCGTACACCGAGGGGCGCTACCTGCAGATTGAAGTCCGTGACAACCGAGACCGCGTCGTGCGTGACTTCCTGCAGGACCTGCGCGAAGCGACCGCCGGCAGCTTGAGCGAGGCGGACGAGAAGACCGCCATCGAGCGCTACCACCGCCTGGCCAAGATCATGGATCGCCTCGGCTCCTCCGAGCGTGCCGACCGCAGTTGGCGCAACGTCGTGCTGGACACCCGCAGGCATGTGAAGTTCGTGGGCAACGAGGTGGACGCCGAGGGCACGGTGCACAACACCCACGTGGATTCCGCGTCGTTGTCCGGCGGCCAGGCGCAGAAGCTGGTGTTTTTCTGCCTCGCCGCGGCGTTGCGTTATCGCCTTGCGGGGGTGGATGCGGACGTGCCCCGCTACGCCACCGTGGTGCTGGATGAGGCCTTTGACCGCGCAGACCCTGTGTTCACCCGCACTGCGATGGACGTGTTTGAAAGCTTTGGCTTCCATATGGTGCTGGCTACGCCGATGAAGCTGATCAAGACCCTCTCCCCGTACGTCGACGGCACCATCGTGGTCCACTACACCGAGGATCCCGTCGCACGTTCCACCTTCGAGCTCATTGAAACCTATGCGCCTGCCTGA
- a CDS encoding DUF4194 domain-containing protein, whose translation MTEPLWTGDTGILSEETRRALVDLLKGPLITADRKKETWHAITTDTETLRSRLHDVFLELVVDEDAGIAFTRHVRPDNEDVKVPPVLRTEALTHLQTAILLQLRHELGMSTPGERVVVGEDELYGAISYVRAVDNRDESGFKKRFTAAVNTIRKYSLLTDTETEGRWEVSPVLRHIFDADTVHALREEYLRLAQEGEEQ comes from the coding sequence ATGACGGAACCGCTGTGGACGGGCGACACGGGCATCCTGTCCGAGGAAACCCGGCGCGCACTGGTGGACCTGCTCAAAGGTCCGCTCATCACCGCCGACCGGAAGAAGGAAACCTGGCACGCCATCACCACCGACACGGAGACGCTGCGCTCTCGGCTGCACGATGTGTTTTTGGAGCTGGTTGTGGACGAGGACGCCGGCATCGCGTTCACTCGCCACGTCCGCCCGGACAACGAGGACGTGAAAGTGCCGCCGGTGTTGCGCACGGAGGCGCTGACGCACTTGCAAACCGCGATCCTGCTGCAGCTGCGCCACGAGCTGGGCATGTCTACCCCAGGCGAGCGCGTCGTGGTGGGAGAAGATGAGTTGTATGGCGCCATCAGCTACGTCCGTGCGGTGGACAACCGTGACGAGTCCGGGTTTAAGAAGCGCTTCACCGCGGCGGTGAACACCATCCGCAAGTACAGCCTGCTCACCGACACGGAGACCGAGGGGCGCTGGGAGGTCTCCCCTGTGCTGCGCCACATCTTCGACGCTGACACGGTCCACGCGCTGCGCGAGGAGTATCTGCGCCTGGCACAGGAAGGGGAAGAACAGTGA
- a CDS encoding DUF3375 domain-containing protein, producing MTIQARALTYKREKEQSAAIRLLHADNAPVLLAVVAEHFPRGAEVRPAEQLYQLMAEDFAVLRGIFELPKKPQAYCNDWVKAGWLVRKSGTKETGETLEPSEQTLTALQVMDRVSAPRSAVTASRVASISNALQALARDTDPNIDSRLRHLDAERARIEAEIEQVERGEFELPSPATVHERVGDILEQANAIPGDFARVRHELETLNTQLRRQLLDPEGSRGDVLDEIFAGVDLIGESDAGRSFNAFYSLVVDPERGAWLDTWIGQVLERADNTAMTHEERAKFRRLFRDMEDAGYEVNRMMTRLARNLRNYVASEQFAEDRRMIELLRDTRKLAADAAEREELAATHKMDTPLQRIGMQITSVAQIKLADPGAEVITTAVEAFEPGEGDAEALYQAVRESEIDLEELIAAVGETVGMAGGASIGKVLERHPASQGLGSVVGLVYLALKHGVRQDGSEEVRFEEDDGSIRLATVPRWHFDAAAVKEMQ from the coding sequence ATGACCATTCAGGCCCGGGCGCTGACATATAAGCGTGAAAAGGAGCAGTCGGCCGCGATCCGTTTGTTGCACGCGGACAACGCCCCGGTGCTACTCGCGGTCGTGGCGGAGCACTTCCCGCGAGGCGCAGAGGTCCGACCTGCGGAGCAGCTCTATCAGCTCATGGCTGAGGACTTCGCGGTGTTGCGCGGTATCTTCGAGCTCCCGAAAAAACCCCAGGCGTACTGCAACGACTGGGTGAAAGCCGGGTGGCTGGTGCGCAAGTCCGGTACCAAGGAAACGGGTGAGACGCTTGAACCAAGCGAGCAAACGCTCACCGCGCTGCAGGTGATGGACCGTGTCAGTGCACCGCGATCGGCGGTGACGGCGAGCCGGGTGGCGTCGATAAGCAATGCCCTGCAGGCGCTCGCGCGGGACACGGACCCGAACATCGACTCCCGCCTGAGGCACCTCGACGCCGAACGCGCCCGCATCGAGGCAGAGATCGAGCAGGTCGAGCGCGGGGAATTCGAGCTGCCCTCCCCCGCCACCGTGCACGAACGGGTGGGCGACATTCTGGAGCAGGCGAATGCGATCCCCGGCGATTTCGCGCGCGTGCGGCACGAGCTGGAAACGCTCAATACGCAGCTGCGCCGCCAACTGCTGGATCCGGAGGGCTCGCGCGGCGACGTGCTGGACGAGATCTTCGCCGGCGTGGACTTGATCGGGGAATCCGATGCTGGCAGAAGCTTCAACGCGTTCTACTCGTTGGTGGTCGACCCGGAACGCGGCGCGTGGTTGGACACGTGGATTGGGCAGGTGCTCGAGCGCGCCGACAACACCGCGATGACACACGAAGAGCGGGCGAAATTCCGCAGGCTGTTCCGCGACATGGAAGACGCCGGCTATGAGGTTAACCGTATGATGACGCGCCTGGCCCGCAACCTACGCAACTACGTGGCCAGCGAACAGTTTGCCGAGGACCGCCGAATGATCGAGCTTTTACGCGACACTCGCAAGCTCGCCGCCGACGCCGCGGAGCGCGAGGAGCTTGCAGCCACCCACAAGATGGACACGCCCTTGCAGCGCATCGGGATGCAGATCACCTCGGTGGCGCAGATCAAGCTGGCGGACCCGGGTGCGGAGGTCATCACCACTGCGGTGGAGGCGTTTGAACCCGGCGAGGGCGACGCGGAGGCGCTCTACCAGGCGGTACGTGAAAGCGAGATCGACTTGGAAGAGCTTATCGCGGCAGTTGGGGAGACGGTTGGGATGGCCGGAGGGGCGTCGATAGGCAAGGTGCTCGAGCGCCATCCCGCCTCCCAGGGGCTGGGGTCGGTGGTGGGCCTTGTGTACCTGGCCCTGAAGCATGGGGTGCGGCAGGACGGCAGCGAAGAGGTGCGCTTCGAGGAAGACGATGGGAGCATTCGCTTGGCGACGGTCCCGCGGTGGCATTTCGACGCCGCAGCAGTAAAGGAGATGCAATGA
- a CDS encoding acetamidase/formamidase family protein — protein sequence MHSIDSNACVLALSPDQDPRLHVESGDEVTVLTLDCFSNTITDESQLFSTVGWDKVNPATGPIAVKGARPGDTLKVEILSIEVGEQATMTTHPDFGALPGTVEERTRIVPIRDGKAQFSDDITIPIRPMIGVIGTAPASESVPTGEPRQHGGNMDTKEIVAGSILYLPVEVDGANLSLGDVHAVMGDGEVAVCGAEIEAEVKIRVTVLEGRPLPLPFLDSGDAVYAISSEVELMDAVKESTRMMRDWLVSASRLDATDALMLLSLTGDTQISQIVDPRMTARFRLPKTILKQCGVELP from the coding sequence ATGCACTCCATCGATTCCAACGCGTGTGTATTGGCCCTGTCTCCGGACCAAGATCCGCGCCTTCATGTGGAAAGCGGCGACGAGGTTACGGTTCTTACCCTTGACTGCTTCTCCAACACGATTACCGACGAGTCCCAGTTGTTCAGCACCGTCGGCTGGGACAAGGTCAACCCAGCCACCGGCCCAATCGCGGTCAAGGGAGCACGCCCTGGCGACACGCTGAAGGTGGAGATCCTCAGCATCGAAGTCGGCGAGCAGGCCACCATGACCACCCACCCTGATTTCGGCGCACTGCCCGGCACGGTGGAGGAGCGCACCCGCATCGTCCCGATCCGCGATGGCAAGGCGCAGTTTTCTGACGACATCACCATCCCCATCCGCCCAATGATCGGCGTCATCGGCACCGCACCGGCATCCGAGTCGGTACCCACCGGTGAGCCGCGCCAGCACGGCGGCAACATGGACACCAAGGAGATCGTTGCCGGTTCCATCCTGTACTTGCCAGTGGAGGTCGACGGCGCGAACTTGAGCCTTGGCGACGTCCACGCGGTGATGGGCGACGGCGAAGTCGCAGTCTGCGGCGCCGAGATCGAAGCCGAGGTGAAGATCCGCGTCACGGTGCTCGAGGGCCGCCCGCTGCCACTGCCGTTCTTGGATTCCGGCGACGCGGTCTACGCCATTTCCTCCGAGGTCGAACTGATGGATGCCGTCAAGGAATCGACCCGCATGATGCGGGACTGGCTCGTGAGTGCATCTCGCCTCGACGCGACCGACGCTCTCATGCTCCTGTCCCTGACTGGCGACACCCAGATCAGCCAGATCGTCGACCCCCGCATGACTGCTCGCTTCCGCTTGCCCAAAACGATCCTCAAGCAGTGCGGTGTGGAACTGCCGTAG
- a CDS encoding amidohydrolase, giving the protein MSVEIGKVKKILGGLASTQTEREALYKHFHQHPELSMQEHATAERIVKELESSGIRVTRVGETGVVAVVDNGEGPVVAMRADIDALPVKEASGKDYASTATQVDAKTGVEVPVAHACGHDVHLMSLLTALQAFNEHKDQWSGTFIGVFQPAEETAEGARAMLEAGLEQAMPRPDVYLGQHVLASLPGGHVGTRRGPVLSSAFSVKVTVHGKGSHGSMPELGVDPVVLASTIVMRLQTIVSREVAAKETAVVTVGAIHAGTKSNIITDSAELLINTRAYSSEVSEHLKEAIERIVRAECVAARSPMEPEFTYYDRYPLTDNDGDATDTVREAFDAYFGDESCDLDAVPASEDFSIIPDALGVPYTYWGLGGFADMSKAVGNHNPAFAPDLQPTLDRGTEAVVVAASAWLTVPVSAD; this is encoded by the coding sequence ATGTCTGTCGAGATTGGCAAGGTCAAGAAGATTTTGGGTGGCCTCGCGTCAACCCAAACCGAACGCGAAGCGCTGTACAAGCACTTCCACCAACACCCCGAGCTGTCCATGCAGGAGCATGCGACCGCGGAGCGGATCGTTAAGGAACTGGAATCCTCAGGTATCCGGGTGACCCGTGTGGGGGAAACAGGGGTGGTGGCGGTCGTCGATAATGGCGAGGGCCCAGTCGTGGCCATGCGCGCAGACATTGATGCGCTGCCGGTCAAGGAAGCCTCTGGCAAGGACTATGCCTCCACGGCCACGCAGGTTGACGCCAAGACCGGCGTGGAGGTTCCCGTCGCCCATGCGTGCGGCCACGATGTTCACCTCATGTCGCTGCTCACCGCGTTGCAGGCGTTCAACGAGCACAAGGACCAATGGTCCGGCACATTTATCGGCGTCTTCCAGCCCGCTGAGGAGACTGCTGAAGGTGCCCGCGCGATGCTCGAGGCCGGGTTGGAACAGGCAATGCCGCGGCCCGATGTGTACCTGGGCCAACACGTGCTGGCCAGCCTGCCCGGCGGGCACGTGGGCACGCGACGCGGACCGGTGCTGTCCTCCGCATTCTCGGTGAAGGTCACGGTGCATGGCAAAGGCTCCCACGGGTCGATGCCGGAATTGGGCGTGGACCCGGTGGTGCTTGCCTCCACCATCGTGATGCGCCTGCAAACCATCGTCTCGCGCGAAGTGGCGGCCAAGGAAACCGCGGTGGTGACCGTCGGTGCGATCCACGCGGGCACGAAGTCCAACATCATCACGGACTCCGCCGAACTGCTCATCAACACCCGCGCATACAGCAGCGAGGTCAGCGAGCACCTCAAGGAAGCCATCGAGCGCATCGTGCGCGCCGAATGCGTCGCCGCCCGCAGCCCGATGGAACCCGAGTTCACCTACTACGACCGCTACCCGCTTACCGACAACGACGGGGACGCTACCGACACCGTCCGCGAAGCCTTCGACGCATACTTTGGCGACGAATCCTGCGACCTCGACGCCGTACCCGCCTCCGAGGACTTCTCCATCATCCCCGACGCGCTCGGTGTCCCCTACACCTACTGGGGCCTGGGAGGCTTCGCGGACATGAGCAAGGCTGTGGGCAACCACAACCCGGCGTTCGCACCTGATCTCCAGCCCACACTCGACCGTGGCACCGAAGCAGTCGTCGTTGCTGCTTCCGCCTGGTTGACCGTGCCGGTCTCGGCGGATTAG